In one Juglans regia cultivar Chandler chromosome 11, Walnut 2.0, whole genome shotgun sequence genomic region, the following are encoded:
- the LOC108984120 gene encoding desiccation-related protein PCC13-62-like: MARRTTAFFTALIFLVSVLKLSLVVMASTAGDPNCRPIIASDTDRIQFALNLEFLEAEFFLNGAIGSGLDSIAPSLARGGPPPIGARKANLDPLVARIIEEFGYQEVGHLRAIITSRIGGIPRPQLNLSVQNFAKVFDDAVGFKLIPPFDPYADTIRYLLASYVIPYVGLVGYVGTIPSLVRETSRSLVASLLGVEAGQDAVIRTLLYERANQTVRPYNLTVAEFTNRISGLRNRLAACGIKDEGILVPLSLGAENRTNSNILSADPNSLSYARTPPEILRIVYGSGSERKPGGFFPNGGGGDIARRFLPNA, translated from the exons ATGGCCAGACGTACTACTGCTTTCTTCACTGCTCTTATCTTTCTGGTTTCAGTTCTGAAACTCAGCCTGGTGGTCATGGCCAGTACTGCTGGTGATCCCAATTGTCGACCAATCATCGCCAGTGATACTGACCGGATTCAGTTTGCTCTTAATCTGGAGTTCCTCGAAGCAGAGTTTTTCCTGAATGGTGCAATTGGTAGTGGACTTGACAGCATCGCTCCATCTCTGGCTAGGGGTGGTCCTCCCCCGATCGGTGCTAGGAAGGCCAATCTCGACCCTTTAGTCGCTAGAATAATCGAGGAGTTCGGTTATCAAGAAGTTGGTCATCTCAG GGCTATAATTACTAGTAGAATAGGAGGGATTCCAAGGCCGCAGCTGAACCTCAGCGTTCAGAATTTTGCAAAAGTATTTGACGATGCAGTCGGTTTCAAATTGATCCCTCCATTTGACCCTTACGCTGACACAATCCGCTATCTCTTAGCATCGTATGTGATTCCCTATGTAGGATTAGTGGGTTATGTTGGCACCATTCCAAGTCTTGTCAGAGAAACTTCTCGAAGT TTGGTTGCTTCGCTTCTGGGCGTGGAGGCAGGGCAGGATGCGGTCATAAGAACACTACTGTACGAGAGAGCCAACCAAACTGTGCGGCCATACAACCTTACGGTGGCCGAATTCACAAACCGTATCTCAGGGCTTAGGAACAGGCTGGCCGCGTGTGGCATCAAAGACGAAGGCATCCTGGTTCCTCTATCGCTTGGAGCAGAGAATCGTACGAACAGTAACATCCTGTCTGCTGATCCTAATTCTCTTTCATATGCTCGGACGCCACCGGAGATATTAAGGATAGTGTACGGAAGTGGCAGTGAGCGTAAACCTGGTGGGTTTTTCCCTAATGGTGGAGGTGGGGACATTGCAAGGAGGTTTCTTCCCAATGCTTAA